The following DNA comes from Serpentinimonas raichei.
GTCGATGCGGCGCATGGGGCGGCCTACCACATTGCGCCCAAGGTGTTCCACGAGCTCGGGGCCGAGGTGATCGAGATCGGCTGCCAACCCGACGGCTACAACATCAACCACGAGGTGGGGGCCACGCACCCGCAGGCGCTGGTGGCGGCGGTGGGCCAGCACCGCGCCGACCTCGGCATCGCCCTCGATGGCGACGCCGACCGCCTGCTGCTGGTCGATGCCAAGGGCCGGCTCTACAACGGCGACGAGTTGCTGTATCTGCTGGCCGACGACCGGCTCGGGCGCGACGAGGTGGTGCCCGGTGTGGTCGGCACGCTGATGACCAATATGGCGGTTGAGCTGGCCTTGCAGGCCAAAGGGGTGCCGCTGCGGCGCGCCCAGGTGGGCGACCGCTACGTGCTCGAAGAGCTGCAACGCCAGCGCTGGCCGCTGGGCGGCGAGGGCTCGGGCCATTTGCTGATTCTCGATAAACAGACCACCGGCGACGGCATCGTGGCCGCCCTGCAAGTGCTGCAGGTGTGTGTGCGCAGCGGCCAGTCGCTGGCGCAGTTGCTGCAAGGGCTGACATTGTTTCCGCAAACCCTGCTCAATGTGCGGCTGCAAGCGGGGCAGGATTGGAAAACCCACGCCGCGCTGGCGCGCACCCTGGAGCAGGCCGAGGCCGCGTTGCAGGGCCAAGGGCGGGTGCTGATCCGCGCCAGCGGCACCGAGCCGCTGCTGCGCGTGATGGTGGAGGCGCGCGAGACCGCGCTGGCGCAGAGTTGGGCCGAGCGGCTGGTGGCCAGCCTGAGCGAGTAGCGCGCTGGCGCCTGATCGAACGGGCGTGCAAAGCTTGGTACTCGGGTTTACGCGTAGTTGTCACATTTTCATGTGCGCGCCGTTCCATAATCGAACGATATGATTTTCAGGGAATCGAAGCGCAGACACATGAGTACCTCCACCCCGACCCCCAAACACGGATTTCTCGACCGCGACCAAAGCATTCTGGCCTTCAATGAGCGCGTGCTGGACTGGGCCCGTCGCCCTGCCGTGCCCTTGCTGGAGCGGCTGCGCTACCTGACCATCGTGTCATCCAATCTGGACGAGTTTTTCGAGGTGCGTTTTGCGCCGCAACTGGCGGCCTTTGTGAGCAACGAGCAG
Coding sequences within:
- the glmM gene encoding phosphoglucosamine mutase, giving the protein MSRQYFGTDGIRGTVGQPPITPDFVLRLAHAVGRVLKRSQSHPKVLIGKDTRISGYMLESALESGFNSAGVDVVLLGPLPTPAVAYLTRAQRASLGVVISASHNPFADNGIKFFSAQGAKLSDEWELDVEAALRQEPQWAPSAQLGKTRRLDDAAGRYIEFCKSTFGTELSLSGLKIVVDAAHGAAYHIAPKVFHELGAEVIEIGCQPDGYNINHEVGATHPQALVAAVGQHRADLGIALDGDADRLLLVDAKGRLYNGDELLYLLADDRLGRDEVVPGVVGTLMTNMAVELALQAKGVPLRRAQVGDRYVLEELQRQRWPLGGEGSGHLLILDKQTTGDGIVAALQVLQVCVRSGQSLAQLLQGLTLFPQTLLNVRLQAGQDWKTHAALARTLEQAEAALQGQGRVLIRASGTEPLLRVMVEARETALAQSWAERLVASLSE